Proteins from one Pseudomonas grandcourensis genomic window:
- the hemF gene encoding oxygen-dependent coproporphyrinogen oxidase, translating to MTTRTEAVKAYLLDLQDRICAALGAEDGGTQFVEDAWTRPAGGGGRTRVIENGAVIEKGGVNFSHVFGSGLPPSASAHRPELAGRGFEALGVSLVIHPHNPHVPTSHANVRFFIAEKEGEEPVWWFGGGFDLTPYYGNEEDCIHWHRVAEQACAPFGPDVYPRYKAWCDSYFHIKHRHEPRGIGGLFFDDLNEWDFDTSFAFMRAIGDAYIDAYLPIVQRRKNDAFTAQQREFQEFRRGRYVEFNLVYDRGTLFGLQSGGRTESILMSLPPQVRWGYDWKAEPGSEEARLTEYFLQDRDWLAEA from the coding sequence ATGACGACCCGCACCGAGGCCGTAAAAGCCTACCTGCTCGACCTGCAAGACCGTATTTGCGCCGCCCTGGGAGCCGAAGACGGTGGCACGCAATTCGTCGAAGACGCCTGGACCAGGCCGGCGGGCGGTGGCGGTCGCACCCGCGTGATAGAAAACGGCGCGGTAATTGAAAAGGGCGGCGTCAACTTTTCCCATGTATTCGGCAGCGGTCTTCCACCGTCTGCCAGCGCCCATCGACCGGAACTGGCCGGCCGTGGCTTCGAAGCCCTCGGCGTGTCGCTGGTGATTCACCCGCACAACCCGCATGTGCCGACTTCCCACGCTAACGTGCGCTTTTTCATCGCTGAAAAAGAAGGTGAAGAACCGGTCTGGTGGTTTGGCGGCGGCTTCGACCTGACCCCGTATTACGGCAACGAAGAAGACTGCATCCACTGGCACCGCGTCGCCGAGCAGGCCTGTGCGCCGTTCGGCCCGGACGTCTACCCGCGTTACAAGGCCTGGTGCGACAGCTACTTCCACATCAAGCATCGTCACGAGCCGCGTGGCATCGGTGGCCTGTTTTTCGACGACCTGAACGAGTGGGACTTCGACACCAGCTTCGCCTTCATGCGCGCCATCGGTGATGCGTACATCGACGCCTATCTGCCGATCGTGCAGCGCCGCAAGAACGATGCGTTCACCGCCCAGCAGCGCGAGTTCCAGGAGTTCCGCCGAGGTCGCTACGTTGAATTCAACCTGGTCTACGACCGCGGCACGCTGTTCGGCCTGCAATCGGGTGGGCGTACCGAGTCGATCTTGATGTCGCTGCCGCCGCAAGTGCGCTGGGGTTACGACTGGAAGGCAGAGCCTGGCAGCGAAGAAGCGCGCCTGACCGAGTACTTCCTGCAAGATCGCGATTGGTTGGCCGAAGCCTGA
- the trkA gene encoding Trk system potassium transporter TrkA, translating to MKIIILGAGQVGGSLAEHLASEANDITVVDTDGERLRDLGDRLDIRTVQGRGSFPTVLRQAGADDADMLVAVTNSDETNMVACQVAHTLFHTPTKIARVREAAYLTREEQLFQNEAIPVDVLISPEQVVTNYIKRLIQHPGALQVIDFAEGKAQLVAVRAYYGGPLVGQQLRQLREHMPNVETRVAAIFRRDRPILPQGDTVIEADDEVFFIAAKANIRAVMSEMRRLDETYKRIVIAGGGQIGERLAEAIESRYQVKIIEMNPARCRHLSDHLDSTVVLQGSASDRDLLMEENIADADLFLALTNDDEANIMSSLLAKRLGAKKVMTIINNPAYVDLIQGGDIDIAISPQLATIGTLLAHVRRGDIVSVHSLRRGAAEAIEAIAHGDAKSSKVIGKAIENIGLPPGTTIGAIIRDEEVIIAHDDTVIEAGDHVILFLVDKKHIRDVEKLFHVGLSFF from the coding sequence ATGAAAATCATCATCCTCGGTGCAGGGCAGGTCGGCGGTTCGCTGGCGGAACACCTGGCAAGCGAAGCCAACGACATTACTGTGGTCGACACCGATGGCGAACGCCTGCGCGACCTTGGTGACCGCCTGGACATCCGCACGGTGCAAGGTCGCGGCTCATTCCCGACCGTGTTGCGCCAGGCCGGAGCGGATGACGCCGACATGCTGGTCGCGGTGACCAACAGCGACGAAACCAACATGGTCGCCTGCCAGGTCGCCCACACCCTGTTCCACACTCCAACCAAGATCGCCCGGGTGCGCGAAGCCGCGTACCTGACCCGCGAAGAGCAGCTGTTCCAGAACGAAGCGATTCCGGTGGACGTGCTGATCAGCCCGGAACAAGTGGTCACCAACTACATCAAGCGCCTGATCCAGCACCCCGGCGCCTTGCAGGTGATCGACTTCGCCGAAGGCAAGGCGCAACTGGTGGCGGTGCGGGCGTACTACGGCGGGCCGCTGGTGGGCCAGCAACTGCGGCAGTTGCGCGAGCACATGCCGAACGTGGAAACCCGCGTCGCGGCGATTTTCCGTCGTGACCGGCCGATCCTGCCCCAGGGCGACACGGTGATAGAGGCCGACGACGAAGTATTTTTCATCGCTGCCAAGGCGAACATTCGTGCAGTCATGAGCGAAATGCGCCGTCTCGATGAGACCTACAAACGCATCGTCATCGCCGGTGGCGGGCAGATCGGCGAGCGCTTGGCCGAGGCCATCGAAAGCCGTTATCAGGTGAAAATCATCGAGATGAACCCGGCACGCTGCCGTCATCTCTCGGACCACCTCGACAGCACCGTGGTGTTGCAAGGCAGCGCCTCGGACCGCGACCTGCTGATGGAAGAGAATATTGCCGACGCCGACCTGTTCCTGGCCCTGACCAACGACGACGAAGCCAACATCATGTCGTCGCTGCTGGCCAAGCGCCTGGGCGCGAAGAAGGTGATGACCATTATCAACAACCCGGCCTATGTCGATCTGATCCAGGGCGGCGACATCGACATCGCCATCAGCCCGCAACTGGCGACCATCGGCACCTTACTGGCCCACGTGCGCCGGGGCGACATCGTCAGCGTGCACTCACTGCGTCGGGGCGCGGCGGAGGCCATTGAGGCGATTGCCCATGGCGATGCGAAATCGAGCAAGGTGATCGGCAAGGCCATCGAGAACATCGGCCTGCCGCCGGGCACCACCATCGGTGCGATTATCCGCGACGAAGAAGTGATCATCGCCCACGACGACACCGTGATCGAAGCGGGCGACCATGTGATTCTGTTCCTTGTGGATAAAAAGCATATTCGCGATGTGGAGAAGCTGTTCCATGTGGGGTTGAGCTTCTTCTGA
- a CDS encoding L-threonylcarbamoyladenylate synthase: protein MVNSWRVQQAAQAIRAGAVIAYPTEAVWGLGCDPWDEEAVERLLLIKGRSVDKGLILVADNIRQFDFLFEDFPELWMDRMASTWPGPNTWLVPHQNLLPEWITGVHETVALRVSDHPLVRDLCALVGPLVSTSANPQGRPAARTRIRVEQYFRGQVDLVLGGNLGGRKNPSVIRDLATGRVVRPD from the coding sequence ATGGTCAACAGTTGGCGTGTGCAACAAGCCGCGCAAGCAATTCGCGCCGGGGCGGTGATTGCCTACCCAACCGAAGCAGTCTGGGGCCTGGGTTGCGACCCGTGGGACGAGGAAGCGGTGGAACGTCTGCTGCTGATCAAGGGTCGGTCTGTGGACAAGGGGCTGATTCTGGTCGCCGACAACATCCGTCAGTTCGATTTCCTCTTCGAAGACTTCCCCGAGTTGTGGATGGACCGCATGGCCAGCACTTGGCCGGGTCCGAACACCTGGCTGGTGCCGCACCAGAATCTGCTGCCGGAGTGGATTACCGGCGTGCATGAAACCGTGGCGCTGCGGGTCAGCGATCACCCGCTGGTGCGGGACTTGTGCGCGCTGGTCGGGCCGTTGGTGTCGACGTCGGCCAACCCGCAGGGTCGCCCGGCGGCCCGTACGCGGATTCGCGTCGAACAGTATTTCCGTGGTCAGGTGGATCTGGTGCTGGGTGGCAATCTGGGCGGGCGCAAGAACCCGAGCGTGATTCGCGATCTGGCAACCGGCAGGGTTGTGCGCCCGGACTGA
- a CDS encoding PilZ domain-containing protein: protein MSEHRKSFRIKISHESTGDCLGQTRNLSTTGVYVKHPQLSALPRGAVVYGQVQDLPTGAPRVRMEVVQVDAEGIGLRYL from the coding sequence ATGTCCGAACACCGCAAGTCATTCCGCATCAAGATCAGTCACGAAAGCACCGGTGATTGCCTGGGGCAAACGCGCAACCTGTCGACCACCGGTGTTTACGTCAAGCATCCGCAACTGTCGGCGCTGCCCCGGGGGGCGGTGGTCTACGGTCAGGTGCAGGACTTACCCACAGGCGCACCGCGGGTGCGCATGGAAGTGGTGCAGGTGGACGCCGAGGGCATCGGATTGCGTTATCTCTGA
- the rsmB gene encoding 16S rRNA (cytosine(967)-C(5))-methyltransferase RsmB translates to MNPRLAAAKALAAVLSGKASLNSSLPTQMDKVEDRDRGFTQDLAFGTARWQPRLSALAAKLLQKPFKAADADVEALLLVGLYQLLYTRVPAHAAIGETVGCADKLKKPWAKALLNAVLRNAQRESETIFAELERDPVVRTAHPRWLQKSLKAFWPEQWEAICAANNAHPPMILRVNRRHHTRDAYLGLLTDAGIAATPCVYSRDGIVLDAATDVRSLPGFAEGWISVQDEAAQLAADLLDLAPGQRVLDACCAPGGKTCHILEAEPKLAGVVAVDLEAKRLVRVRENLERLKLSAELIAADGRDTQAWWDGKPFQRILLDAPCSATGVIRRHPDIKLTRQADDIAALALLQGELLDAMWTTLEVGGILLYATCSTLPTENTEVIEAFLARTPGARELDLATAAGIKQPHGRQLLAQEGGHDGFYYAKLIKIAAARG, encoded by the coding sequence ATGAACCCGCGTCTGGCTGCCGCCAAGGCACTCGCCGCTGTCCTGAGCGGAAAAGCCTCGCTCAACAGTTCGCTGCCGACACAGATGGACAAGGTCGAGGATCGTGATCGCGGCTTCACCCAAGACCTGGCCTTCGGCACCGCACGCTGGCAGCCACGCTTGTCGGCACTGGCAGCCAAGCTGCTGCAGAAACCATTCAAGGCCGCCGACGCCGATGTCGAGGCGCTGTTGCTGGTGGGTCTCTATCAGTTGCTCTACACCCGCGTCCCGGCCCATGCCGCCATCGGTGAAACCGTCGGTTGCGCCGACAAGCTGAAAAAGCCCTGGGCCAAGGCATTGCTTAACGCTGTGCTGCGTAATGCTCAGCGCGAAAGCGAAACGATTTTCGCCGAGCTGGAACGTGACCCGGTGGTGCGCACCGCTCACCCACGCTGGCTGCAGAAATCCCTGAAGGCGTTCTGGCCGGAGCAATGGGAAGCCATTTGCGCGGCGAACAATGCGCATCCGCCGATGATCCTGCGGGTCAACCGTCGCCATCACACCCGTGACGCCTACCTCGGTTTGCTGACTGACGCAGGTATCGCCGCCACACCATGTGTGTACAGCCGCGACGGCATCGTGCTCGATGCCGCCACCGATGTGCGCAGCCTGCCGGGTTTCGCCGAGGGCTGGATCAGCGTGCAGGACGAAGCCGCGCAACTGGCTGCCGATCTGCTCGACCTCGCGCCGGGCCAACGGGTGCTCGACGCTTGCTGTGCGCCAGGTGGCAAGACCTGCCACATCCTCGAAGCCGAGCCAAAACTGGCCGGCGTCGTGGCGGTAGACCTGGAAGCCAAGCGGCTGGTACGGGTGCGGGAAAACCTCGAACGCCTGAAACTGAGCGCCGAACTGATTGCCGCCGACGGTCGCGACACTCAGGCGTGGTGGGACGGCAAGCCGTTCCAGCGCATCCTGCTGGACGCGCCTTGCTCGGCTACCGGCGTGATTCGTCGTCACCCGGACATCAAGCTGACCCGCCAAGCCGACGACATCGCCGCGCTGGCGCTGCTGCAAGGCGAGTTGCTCGACGCCATGTGGACCACATTGGAGGTCGGCGGCATCCTGCTGTACGCCACCTGTTCCACGCTGCCGACCGAAAACACCGAAGTCATCGAAGCCTTCCTCGCCCGCACACCGGGCGCCCGGGAACTGGACCTCGCCACGGCGGCCGGCATCAAGCAGCCCCATGGTCGCCAGTTGCTGGCCCAGGAAGGTGGCCACGACGGGTTCTACTACGCCAAGCTGATCAAGATCGCCGCCGCTCGCGGTTAA
- the dprA gene encoding DNA-processing protein DprA, translated as MSLPTVTPVSPAELEARLRLHRLPELGPARFKKLLEAFGSASKAISAPASAWRALGLPLACSEARRSTEIRDGASHALAWLEHPAQHLLMWDQPDYPALLAQISDAPPLLFVAGDPGILEKPQLAMVGSRRASRPGMDTAAAFSRSLAGAGFVITSGLALGIDAAAHQAALDIGGQTVGVLGTGLEKFYPQRNRRLADAMIASGSAVLSEFPLDAGPSAGNFPRRNRIISGLSLGVLVVEASVASGSLITARLAAEQGREVFAMPGSIHHPGARGCHQLIRDGAVLVETIEHILEALRGWQRLSLSTETCTPATTDPLLKLLHAAPHTSEALADASGWALPKVLAALTELEMDGRAVCESGRWFARVS; from the coding sequence ATGTCGCTGCCTACTGTTACACCGGTTTCCCCCGCGGAACTGGAAGCCCGATTACGTCTGCACCGTTTGCCGGAACTCGGTCCGGCACGGTTCAAGAAGCTGCTTGAAGCGTTTGGCTCTGCGTCCAAAGCGATCAGCGCACCGGCCAGTGCCTGGCGTGCACTGGGTTTGCCACTGGCCTGTTCCGAGGCCAGACGTAGCACCGAGATCCGTGACGGCGCCAGTCATGCATTGGCCTGGCTGGAGCATCCGGCCCAGCATTTGCTGATGTGGGACCAACCGGACTACCCGGCCCTGCTGGCACAAATCAGCGATGCACCTCCGCTGTTATTTGTTGCGGGCGATCCGGGTATTCTGGAAAAACCACAACTGGCGATGGTTGGCAGCCGTCGTGCGTCCCGGCCGGGGATGGACACCGCTGCCGCGTTTTCCCGCAGCCTGGCAGGTGCCGGTTTTGTCATTACCAGCGGACTGGCCCTGGGCATTGACGCCGCCGCACACCAGGCCGCGCTCGACATCGGCGGGCAAACGGTCGGCGTGCTCGGTACGGGGCTCGAGAAGTTTTATCCACAGCGGAATAGACGCCTGGCGGACGCCATGATCGCGTCGGGCAGCGCAGTGCTTTCGGAGTTTCCACTGGATGCAGGCCCCAGCGCCGGCAACTTCCCCCGGCGCAACCGGATCATCAGTGGTTTGTCTCTCGGGGTGCTGGTGGTCGAAGCCAGTGTCGCCAGCGGTTCACTGATCACCGCGAGGCTGGCGGCGGAACAGGGGCGCGAGGTGTTTGCGATGCCCGGTTCGATCCATCATCCCGGTGCTCGCGGCTGCCATCAGTTGATCCGTGACGGTGCGGTGCTGGTGGAAACCATCGAACATATCCTCGAGGCCTTGCGCGGCTGGCAACGACTGTCGTTGTCCACAGAAACCTGCACCCCTGCAACGACTGACCCTCTGTTGAAGTTGTTGCATGCCGCGCCTCACACCAGTGAAGCGCTGGCCGACGCAAGCGGCTGGGCCTTGCCGAAAGTGCTGGCGGCGTTGACGGAGCTGGAAATGGATGGCCGCGCCGTGTGCGAAAGCGGGCGCTGGTTTGCGCGGGTGAGCTAG
- a CDS encoding peptidoglycan-binding protein, translated as MRKSLLALLLLASAGLAYGQVQLREDIPTIKLSPQVRSSPVTEAIPGIALKSINSFLLSNRIVDKAEDFDKAPYVVAGDTERVLSGAGDRIFARGHFDPAQPAYGIFRQGKVYTDPQSKEILGINADDIGGGEVVAIEGDVATLELQRTTQEVRLGDRLFSGEEHAINSTFTPSAPSHDINGLIIDVPRGVTQIGELDVVTLNKGQRDGLAEGNLLAVMKTGETVRDRITGQPLKIPDERAGLLMVFRTYDKLSYGLVLSASRSLSVMDKVRNP; from the coding sequence ATGAGGAAATCACTACTCGCCCTGCTGCTCCTGGCTTCGGCCGGTCTGGCGTACGGGCAAGTGCAACTTCGGGAAGATATTCCCACCATAAAGCTGTCGCCTCAGGTGCGCAGCAGCCCGGTAACCGAGGCTATCCCCGGCATTGCGCTGAAATCGATCAACAGCTTTCTGCTGAGCAACCGCATCGTCGACAAGGCCGAGGATTTCGACAAGGCGCCCTACGTCGTCGCCGGTGATACCGAACGTGTACTCAGCGGCGCCGGTGACCGCATCTTTGCCCGCGGCCATTTCGATCCCGCGCAACCGGCTTACGGCATCTTCCGCCAAGGCAAGGTCTACACCGATCCGCAGAGCAAGGAAATCCTGGGGATCAACGCCGACGACATCGGCGGCGGTGAGGTCGTGGCCATCGAAGGTGACGTCGCCACCCTGGAGTTGCAACGCACGACCCAGGAGGTCCGCCTCGGCGATCGCTTGTTCAGCGGTGAAGAGCACGCGATCAACTCGACCTTCACGCCCAGCGCGCCGAGCCACGATATCAACGGGTTGATCATCGATGTGCCGCGTGGGGTCACGCAGATCGGCGAGTTGGACGTGGTTACGCTGAACAAGGGGCAGCGCGACGGCCTGGCCGAAGGCAATCTGCTGGCGGTAATGAAAACCGGCGAAACCGTGCGGGACCGGATCACCGGTCAGCCGTTGAAAATACCCGATGAGCGCGCCGGTCTGCTGATGGTTTTCCGTACCTATGACAAGCTCAGTTATGGGCTGGTGCTCAGCGCTTCGCGCTCTCTGTCGGTGATGGACAAGGTGCGAAATCCGTAA
- a CDS encoding tetratricopeptide repeat protein, with product MIESLEKMLAKGVDNSLLRFGLGKGYLDLGENAKAAEHFQRCVEFDPKYSAAWKLLGKAHLALADFTAARQAWEQGLEAARAHGDKQAEKEMTVFLKKLERQAH from the coding sequence ATGATCGAATCCCTGGAAAAAATGCTCGCCAAGGGTGTGGATAACTCATTGCTGCGCTTCGGCCTGGGCAAGGGCTATCTGGATCTGGGGGAAAACGCCAAGGCTGCGGAGCATTTCCAGCGCTGCGTCGAATTCGATCCGAAGTATTCGGCGGCGTGGAAATTACTGGGCAAGGCCCATCTGGCGCTGGCGGACTTTACGGCCGCGCGGCAGGCCTGGGAGCAAGGCCTGGAAGCCGCTCGCGCCCATGGCGACAAGCAGGCAGAGAAGGAAATGACGGTGTTCCTGAAGAAGCTTGAGCGTCAGGCGCACTGA
- a CDS encoding NADPH:quinone reductase, with product MAKRIQFRAHGGPEVLEYVDYQPAEPGPKEVRVTNKAIGLNFIDTYYRSGLYPPPSLPSGVGSEGAGVVEAVGSDVTRFKIGDRVAYGSGPLGAYSDVHVLPEANLVKLPDAISFEQAAGVMLKGLTVQYLLRQTYELKGGETILFHAAAGGVGSLACQWARALGVKLIGTVSSAEKAALAKTNGAWATIDYSHENVAQRVLELTDGKKVPVVYDGVGKDTWLTSLDSAAPRGLVVSFGNASGAVDGVNLGILAGKGSLYVTRPTLGTYANNAENLQRMADELFEMIIGGKLTVDISQRYPLADAAKAQTELSARRTTGSVVLLP from the coding sequence ATGGCAAAGCGTATCCAGTTCCGCGCCCATGGCGGCCCCGAAGTGCTCGAATATGTGGATTACCAGCCTGCCGAGCCAGGTCCGAAGGAAGTACGCGTGACCAACAAGGCCATCGGCCTGAACTTCATCGACACCTATTACCGCAGCGGCTTGTACCCGCCACCGTCCCTGCCGTCGGGTGTCGGTTCAGAGGGTGCCGGCGTGGTCGAGGCGGTTGGCAGCGACGTGACCCGCTTCAAGATCGGCGATCGCGTCGCCTATGGCAGCGGTCCGCTGGGGGCCTATAGCGATGTTCACGTCTTGCCCGAGGCCAATCTGGTGAAACTGCCGGATGCCATCAGCTTCGAACAGGCCGCTGGCGTGATGCTCAAGGGCCTGACCGTGCAGTACCTGCTACGTCAGACTTATGAACTCAAAGGTGGCGAAACCATCCTGTTCCATGCGGCGGCCGGTGGGGTCGGTTCCCTGGCCTGCCAATGGGCCAGGGCCTTGGGCGTCAAGTTGATCGGCACCGTCAGCTCGGCGGAGAAAGCCGCGCTGGCCAAGACCAACGGCGCTTGGGCGACCATCGACTACAGCCATGAAAATGTCGCGCAACGTGTGCTGGAATTGACCGACGGCAAAAAAGTCCCGGTGGTGTACGACGGCGTTGGCAAGGACACCTGGCTGACTTCACTCGACAGCGCCGCGCCGCGCGGGCTGGTGGTGAGTTTCGGCAATGCGTCCGGCGCGGTCGACGGCGTGAACCTGGGGATCCTGGCAGGGAAAGGCTCGCTGTACGTGACCCGGCCGACCCTGGGTACTTATGCGAACAACGCCGAGAACCTGCAACGCATGGCCGACGAGTTGTTCGAGATGATCATCGGCGGCAAGCTGACCGTGGACATCAGCCAGCGTTATCCACTGGCTGACGCGGCGAAGGCGCAGACCGAGTTGTCGGCGCGGCGCACGACGGGTTCGGTTGTTTTGTTGCCGTAA
- the aroE gene encoding shikimate dehydrogenase, with protein sequence MDRYVVFGNPIGHSKSPLIHRLFAEQTAQKLDYNTLLAPLDDFSTCARTFFLEGRGANVTVPFKEEAYLLANSLTARAQRAGAVNTLSKLADGSLLGDNTDGAGLVRDLTVNAGFSLKGKRILLLGAGGAVRGALEPLLAEQAASVIIANRTVEKAELLAELFCDLGPVSASGYDWLRESVDLIINATSASLTGDVPPIAASLIEPGKTVCYDMMYGKEPTSFCRWASEHGAAVAMDGLGMLAEQAAEAFFLWRGVRPDTAPVLAELRRQLAL encoded by the coding sequence ATGGACCGTTACGTCGTATTCGGTAACCCGATTGGCCACAGCAAATCGCCGCTGATCCATCGCCTGTTCGCCGAGCAGACCGCGCAAAAGCTGGACTACAACACGCTGTTGGCACCACTGGACGACTTTTCCACCTGTGCCCGGACGTTTTTCCTCGAAGGACGCGGCGCCAATGTGACGGTGCCGTTCAAGGAAGAAGCCTATCTTCTGGCGAACAGCCTGACGGCGCGGGCGCAGCGGGCCGGAGCGGTGAACACCCTGAGCAAACTGGCCGACGGCAGTCTGCTGGGCGACAACACCGATGGCGCCGGGCTGGTGCGCGATCTGACGGTCAACGCCGGGTTCAGCCTCAAGGGCAAACGCATCCTGCTGCTCGGTGCCGGCGGCGCGGTACGCGGTGCTTTGGAGCCCTTGCTGGCCGAGCAAGCGGCATCGGTGATCATCGCCAACCGCACGGTGGAAAAGGCCGAGTTGCTGGCGGAACTGTTCTGCGATCTGGGGCCGGTCTCGGCCAGCGGCTACGACTGGTTGCGGGAGTCGGTGGACCTGATCATCAACGCGACGTCGGCGAGCCTGACCGGCGATGTGCCGCCGATTGCTGCCAGCCTGATCGAGCCGGGCAAAACGGTGTGCTACGACATGATGTACGGCAAGGAACCGACTTCGTTCTGCCGCTGGGCCAGTGAACACGGGGCGGCGGTGGCGATGGATGGCTTGGGGATGCTGGCCGAGCAAGCGGCGGAGGCGTTTTTCCTGTGGCGCGGAGTGCGACCGGATACGGCGCCGGTGTTGGCTGAACTTCGCCGGCAGTTGGCCCTTTAA
- the fmt gene encoding methionyl-tRNA formyltransferase, translating into MTEPLRIVFAGTPEFAAEHLKALLDSPYEIVAVYTQPDRPAGRGQKLMPSPVKQLALENNIPVLQPPTLRNEDAQAELAALKPDLMVVVAYGLILPQVVLDIPRLGCINSHASLLPRWRGAAPIQRAVEAGDAESGVTVMRMEAGLDTGPMLLKVATPISAEDTGGSLHDRLAEMGPPAVVQAIAGLAAGTLEGAVQDDSLATYAHKLNKDEARIDWSRPAVELERLVRAFNPWPITHSTLNGEALKVLAANLAEGKGAPGEVLSASKDGLIVACGEQALCLTRLQLPGGKALNFSDLFNSRREKFATGTILGQAADAQ; encoded by the coding sequence ATGACTGAGCCACTGCGCATCGTCTTTGCCGGCACCCCCGAATTCGCCGCCGAACACCTCAAGGCCCTGCTCGACAGCCCTTACGAGATCGTCGCGGTCTACACCCAACCGGATCGTCCGGCCGGTCGCGGGCAAAAACTGATGCCGAGCCCGGTCAAGCAGCTTGCTCTGGAGAACAATATCCCGGTGCTGCAACCGCCGACCCTGCGCAATGAAGATGCTCAGGCTGAACTGGCTGCACTGAAACCGGACTTGATGGTGGTGGTCGCCTACGGCCTGATCCTGCCGCAAGTGGTGCTGGATATCCCACGCCTGGGTTGCATCAACAGCCACGCCTCGCTGCTGCCGCGCTGGCGTGGTGCAGCGCCGATCCAGCGCGCCGTGGAGGCGGGTGATGCCGAAAGCGGCGTGACCGTGATGCGCATGGAAGCCGGCCTCGATACCGGGCCGATGCTGCTCAAGGTCGCTACGCCGATCAGTGCCGAAGACACCGGCGGCAGCCTGCACGATCGTCTGGCCGAAATGGGCCCGCCGGCCGTGGTCCAGGCGATTGCCGGCCTCGCCGCCGGAACCCTGGAGGGTGCAGTGCAGGACGACAGCCTCGCCACCTACGCGCACAAATTGAACAAGGACGAAGCACGCATCGACTGGAGTCGCCCGGCGGTTGAGCTGGAGCGTCTGGTCCGTGCCTTCAATCCGTGGCCGATCACCCACAGCACCTTGAACGGCGAAGCCCTGAAAGTACTGGCCGCGAACCTTGCCGAAGGCAAAGGTGCCCCGGGTGAAGTCCTCAGTGCCAGCAAGGACGGCCTGATCGTCGCGTGCGGCGAGCAGGCCCTGTGCCTGACCCGTCTGCAATTGCCCGGCGGCAAAGCGCTGAACTTCAGCGACCTGTTCAACAGCCGCCGTGAGAAATTCGCCACCGGCACGATCCTCGGTCAAGCGGCGGACGCCCAATGA
- the def gene encoding peptide deformylase, translating to MAILNILEFPDPRLRTIAKPVAVVDDEVRQLVDDMFETMYEAPGIGLAATQVNVHKRIVVMDLSEDRSEPRVFINPEFEPLTDEMGQYQEGCLSVPGFYENVDRPQRVKVKALDRDGQPYELIAEDLLAVCIQHECDHLNGKLFVDYLSTLKRDRIKKKLEKQHRQNA from the coding sequence ATGGCCATTTTAAACATCCTCGAATTCCCTGATCCGCGTCTGCGCACTATCGCCAAACCAGTGGCCGTAGTGGACGACGAAGTGCGTCAGTTGGTCGACGACATGTTTGAAACAATGTATGAAGCGCCTGGCATCGGCCTCGCCGCTACCCAGGTCAACGTGCACAAACGTATCGTCGTGATGGACCTCTCCGAAGACCGCAGCGAACCGCGAGTGTTCATCAACCCCGAGTTCGAACCGCTGACCGACGAAATGGGCCAGTATCAGGAAGGCTGCCTGTCTGTGCCGGGTTTCTACGAAAACGTCGATCGCCCGCAACGGGTCAAGGTCAAGGCGCTGGACCGCGACGGCCAGCCTTACGAACTGATCGCCGAAGATTTGCTCGCCGTGTGCATCCAGCATGAATGCGACCACCTCAACGGCAAATTGTTCGTCGATTACCTGTCGACGCTCAAACGCGACCGCATCAAGAAGAAGCTGGAAAAACAGCATCGCCAAAACGCTTGA